The proteins below come from a single Leptospira levettii genomic window:
- a CDS encoding methionyl-tRNA formyltransferase yields the protein MRILFIGCVIYSKNILELLVENKYNIVGVISKDDTGFNSDYYDTSIIAKQYNIPFIKTKNVNELPILEWVRELKPDIVYCFGWNSLLGNDFIQIPKKGVVGYHPASLPQNRGRHPVIWALILGLTETASTFFFMGEGADDGDIVSQKKIKIEKEDTASTLYEKLIQESRTQVIEFTNQLIKNQLIAKKQDHSLANSWRKRSKVDGVIDFRMSGESIYNLVRALTNPYPGALILYKGEEYPVWQTKIAETPYSNFEPGKVLKISESSILVKCGLSTDAILLENHELPETIQVGDYL from the coding sequence GTGAGAATCCTTTTTATAGGTTGTGTTATTTATTCTAAAAACATCTTAGAATTGTTAGTCGAGAATAAATATAATATTGTGGGAGTTATTTCCAAGGACGATACAGGGTTCAATTCTGATTATTATGATACTTCTATCATTGCAAAGCAGTACAATATACCTTTTATTAAAACGAAAAATGTAAATGAATTACCTATTCTCGAATGGGTTAGGGAACTAAAACCTGATATCGTTTATTGTTTTGGATGGAATAGTTTACTTGGAAATGATTTCATTCAAATCCCAAAGAAAGGTGTTGTTGGATATCACCCAGCTTCACTTCCACAAAACAGAGGAAGGCATCCCGTTATTTGGGCGTTAATATTAGGACTGACAGAGACAGCCTCAACATTCTTCTTTATGGGTGAGGGTGCCGATGATGGAGATATAGTGTCTCAGAAAAAGATAAAGATAGAGAAAGAAGATACTGCAAGCACACTATATGAGAAGTTAATTCAGGAGTCTCGGACACAGGTGATTGAATTTACAAATCAGCTCATAAAAAACCAATTAATTGCAAAAAAGCAAGACCATAGTCTGGCAAATTCCTGGAGAAAACGTTCCAAGGTTGATGGGGTTATTGATTTTAGAATGTCCGGCGAAAGTATTTATAATTTAGTCAGAGCATTAACGAATCCGTACCCCGGTGCTTTAATCCTTTATAAGGGTGAGGAGTATCCTGTTTGGCAAACAAAGATAGCAGAAACTCCTTATTCTAACTTTGAACCAGGAAAAGTTTTAAAAATTTCTGAATCTTCTATTCTAGTAAAATGTGGCTTATCAACAGACGCGATATTACTTGAAAATCATGAATTGCCAGAGACTATACAAGTAGGTGATTATCTTTGA
- a CDS encoding PIG-L deacetylase family protein produces MNQKSIIVFTPHPDDETLGAGGFLLSKKKAGYDLIWLIMTHMKEEFGWTKDQINRREAEIQNVSRMFPFDYVYNLGLEPTGLDKYSFSELMSPVLDIVKKHQPEIVLLPSAQDPHTDHKITHQIGISVTKKFRNLNIKSILEMEILSETNFGEIDSISANLYVDISDFFERKLEILKEYEGELGEHPFPRSLDSVKALAILRGSQRGTKYAEAFRIVKSYE; encoded by the coding sequence TTGAATCAAAAATCAATTATAGTTTTTACACCACATCCCGACGATGAAACGTTAGGTGCAGGTGGGTTTTTATTATCGAAGAAAAAAGCTGGATATGATCTTATTTGGCTAATTATGACACATATGAAGGAAGAGTTTGGTTGGACCAAAGACCAGATCAATCGGCGTGAAGCGGAAATTCAAAACGTATCACGAATGTTCCCATTTGACTATGTGTATAACTTAGGTTTGGAGCCTACCGGGCTTGATAAATACTCATTTTCTGAATTAATGAGTCCCGTATTGGATATCGTAAAAAAACATCAGCCAGAGATTGTTCTATTACCATCGGCTCAGGATCCGCATACGGATCATAAAATCACTCATCAGATAGGAATTTCTGTTACCAAGAAATTTAGAAATTTAAATATAAAATCTATCCTTGAGATGGAGATACTATCAGAAACAAATTTTGGTGAAATTGATTCTATCTCGGCAAATTTATATGTTGATATTTCTGATTTTTTCGAACGAAAGTTGGAGATATTAAAGGAGTATGAAGGTGAACTAGGGGAACATCCTTTCCCTAGAAGTTTAGATTCTGTTAAAGCATTAGCAATCTTGCGAGGATCTCAGAGAGGCACGAAGTATGCTGAAGCTTTTCGAATTGTTAAATCTTACGAGTAA
- a CDS encoding nucleotidyltransferase family protein, producing MSNIWQKALLRSSDSIEKAIQNLELTALQVVLVVDDGNSLLGTITDGDIRRGLLKGMDMNASVQGILNPNSFVVTPTMSRELVLQLMKANKIHQIPIVDENRKVLGLHVLDEILLPEKRENVFVIMAGGKGVRLRPYTENCPKPLLPVAGKPILEHIIERAKADGFQRFIISVHYLGHMIEEYFQDGKKWDVEIQYLNEDKPLGTAGALSLITEKIKYPFLVSNGDVLTHIRYSDLLEFHHDHKAVATMAVRMHEWQHPFGVVHTKGVDIIDFEEKPIYKTHVNAGIYALNPEIFSYLNQDEYTDMPTLFSKIKATKKKTIVYPMHESWIDIGRPDDYESADQVFQ from the coding sequence ATGTCAAACATTTGGCAAAAAGCGCTACTACGATCAAGCGACTCCATTGAAAAAGCGATACAGAATCTTGAATTAACGGCACTACAAGTTGTGTTAGTTGTCGATGATGGAAATAGTTTACTTGGGACCATTACAGATGGTGATATTCGCAGAGGGCTCTTGAAAGGAATGGATATGAATGCCTCTGTTCAGGGGATCTTAAATCCAAATTCTTTTGTAGTTACTCCTACCATGAGCCGAGAGTTGGTTTTGCAACTCATGAAAGCCAATAAAATTCATCAAATACCCATTGTTGATGAAAATCGAAAAGTATTAGGTTTACATGTGTTAGATGAGATTCTCCTTCCTGAAAAAAGAGAGAATGTGTTTGTGATTATGGCAGGAGGGAAAGGAGTCAGACTTCGTCCTTATACAGAAAATTGTCCGAAACCTTTATTGCCTGTAGCAGGAAAACCAATTTTAGAGCATATCATTGAAAGAGCAAAGGCAGACGGCTTTCAAAGATTTATTATTTCTGTTCATTACCTCGGACATATGATCGAAGAGTATTTTCAAGATGGTAAAAAATGGGATGTTGAGATTCAATATTTAAATGAAGATAAACCTCTAGGAACGGCAGGTGCACTAAGTCTTATCACAGAGAAAATTAAATATCCGTTTTTAGTTTCCAATGGGGATGTATTAACCCATATTCGATATAGTGATTTATTAGAATTTCACCATGATCATAAAGCAGTGGCAACAATGGCAGTGCGTATGCATGAATGGCAACATCCTTTTGGTGTAGTTCATACCAAAGGTGTTGATATCATCGACTTCGAAGAAAAGCCAATTTATAAAACTCATGTCAATGCGGGAATCTATGCTCTTAATCCTGAGATATTTAGTTATTTGAATCAGGATGAATATACAGATATGCCAACACTCTTTAGTAAGATAAAGGCAACCAAAAAGAAAACAATAGTTTATCCGATGCATGAATCTTGGATCGATATTGGGCGACCAGATGATTATGAGTCAGCTGATCAAGTTTTTCAGTAA
- a CDS encoding GMC oxidoreductase: MNQKKVIIIGGGTAGIVIANRLQEKFAVTVIDKSEYKAYPLLYRVPLMIGILFRRKNSQYIHKTEFDLANGRKIPFYQSNLLGGASVMNGAVHVFGFLSKWIPILKRFELEVSDLNESHELLYSDSKVVKNKITIKKAPLNYIDNSFLETLNGRGIPLDNMSVSEKEACGPIYNTVRTFFRTSVLSVLGKKKFKTILNEKVERILFDENGNAKGVKTNRSTYDSDFVILSAGVMGSCSLLLQQQLDPNSKIKDMHIGKEIQDHTNLRVNVFANHPLNSLNEVYASFWKKMFLGIKHFLGIPTVMRGTGATSAAYLDLDKDGEIDTRIQILQFSESGRHGSKGSVFNTSEPSFSISINAIHPLSKGFVSFNNGELKVDPKFLSTESDITLLKLAIKYCIELLKSPPIRDHVKEIDQLDLMEKDPDKYIQDTMYSGHHLIGGLHNSITSDFEVKNCKGLYVCDASVFDQFVASNIHSSVVLLADMFAKKFLNKQG, translated from the coding sequence ATGAATCAAAAAAAAGTCATCATCATTGGCGGAGGAACAGCAGGTATTGTTATTGCAAATCGACTTCAGGAGAAATTTGCGGTAACAGTCATTGATAAAAGTGAGTATAAAGCATATCCATTACTTTATCGAGTTCCATTAATGATCGGTATTTTATTCAGAAGAAAAAATTCGCAGTATATTCATAAGACAGAGTTTGATTTAGCCAATGGTCGTAAAATTCCATTTTATCAATCGAATTTGTTAGGTGGAGCCTCAGTGATGAACGGGGCTGTACATGTTTTTGGTTTTTTATCCAAATGGATACCAATACTTAAGCGATTCGAACTTGAAGTGTCTGATTTAAATGAGAGTCACGAGCTACTTTATTCAGACAGCAAAGTAGTGAAAAATAAAATTACCATTAAAAAAGCTCCACTTAACTATATAGACAATTCATTTTTAGAAACTTTAAATGGTCGAGGTATTCCTCTCGATAATATGAGTGTTTCTGAGAAGGAAGCATGTGGCCCAATTTATAATACAGTTCGCACATTCTTTAGAACTTCGGTTTTATCAGTATTGGGTAAAAAGAAGTTTAAGACAATATTAAATGAAAAAGTCGAACGGATTCTTTTTGATGAAAACGGAAACGCCAAAGGGGTAAAAACGAATCGTTCCACTTATGATTCGGATTTTGTGATTTTATCCGCAGGTGTTATGGGCAGTTGTTCTCTACTTTTACAACAGCAGTTAGATCCAAATTCCAAAATCAAAGATATGCATATCGGTAAAGAAATCCAAGACCATACAAACTTAAGAGTAAATGTTTTTGCCAATCATCCACTGAATTCCCTAAACGAAGTATATGCTAGTTTTTGGAAAAAAATGTTTTTGGGAATCAAACATTTTCTAGGAATACCAACTGTAATGAGAGGAACAGGTGCCACTTCTGCGGCTTATCTAGACCTTGATAAAGATGGTGAAATTGATACGAGGATTCAAATCCTTCAATTTTCTGAATCGGGTAGGCACGGAAGTAAGGGTTCTGTATTTAACACATCTGAGCCAAGTTTTTCAATCTCTATCAATGCAATACATCCATTGTCAAAAGGTTTTGTTTCATTTAACAATGGTGAATTGAAAGTAGATCCAAAGTTTTTATCTACGGAATCCGATATAACTCTCTTGAAACTTGCCATTAAGTATTGTATAGAGCTTTTAAAATCACCACCGATACGGGATCATGTAAAAGAAATTGATCAACTTGATTTGATGGAAAAAGATCCAGACAAATACATTCAGGACACAATGTATAGTGGCCACCATTTGATCGGTGGATTACATAATTCGATTACTTCAGACTTTGAAGTAAAAAACTGTAAAGGTTTGTATGTTTGTGATGCGAGCGTATTTGATCAATTTGTTGCAAGTAATATTCATTCGTCTGTTGTGTTGCT